A stretch of the Peromyscus leucopus breed LL Stock chromosome 10, UCI_PerLeu_2.1, whole genome shotgun sequence genome encodes the following:
- the LOC114691792 gene encoding THO complex subunit 2, whose translation MAMASATVVVPAEWIKNWEKSGRGEFLRLCRILSESKSRDTLACRDFQQALYELSYHVIKGTLKPEQASNVLSDISEFREDIPLILADIFCILDIETNCLEEKSKRDHFTQLVLACLYLVSDTVLKERLDPETLESLGLIKQSQQFNQKSVKIKTKLFYKQQKFNLLREENEGYAKLIVELGQDLSGNITSDLILEILKSLIGCFNLDPNRVLDIILEVFECRPEHHDFFISLLEAYMNMCEPQTLCHILGFKFKFYQEPNGETPSSLYTVAAVLLQFNLIDLDDLYVHLLPADSCIMNEYKREIVEAKHIVRKLTMVVLPSDKSDEREKEKKKDDKVEKAPDNQKLGLLEALLTIGDWQHAQSIMDRMPPYYAASHKVIALAICNLIHVTIEPLYRRVGVPKGAKGSPVNALQSKKSPKQAESFEDLRRDVFSMFCYLGPHLSHDPILFAKVVRIGKSFMKEFQSDGKQENKEKMEVIFSCLLSVTDQVLLPSLSLMDCNACMSEELWGMFKTFPYQHRYRLYGQWKNETYHSHPLLVKVKAHTVDRAKYIMKRLTKENVKPSGRQIGKLSHSNPTILFDYVLSQIQKYDNLITPVVDSLKYLTALNYDVLAYCIIEALANPEKERMKHDDTTISSWLQSLASFCGAVFRKYPIDLAGLLQYVANQLKAGKSFDLLILKEVVQKMAGIEVTEEMTMEQLEAMTGGEQLKAEGGYFGQIRNTKKSSQRLKDALLDHDLALPLCLLMAQQRNGVIFQEGGEKHLKLVGKLYDQCHDTLVQFGGFLASNLSTDDYIKRVPSIDVLCNEFHTPHDAAFFLSRPMYAHHISSKYDELKKSEKGSKQQHKVHKYITSCEMVMAPVHEAVVSLHVSKVWEDISPQFYTTFWSLTMYDLAVPHTSYEREVNKLKIQMKAIDDNQEMPLNKKKKEKERCTALQDKLLEEEKKQMEHVQRVLQRLKLEKDNWLLAKSTKNETITKFLQLCIFPRCIFSAIDSVYCAHFVELVHQQKTPNFSTLLCYDRVFSDIIYMVASFTENEASRYGRFLCCMLETVTRWHSDRSTYEKECGNYPGFLTILRATGFDGGNKADQLDYENFRHVVHKWHYKLTKASVHCLETGEYTHIRNILIVLTKILPWYPKVLNLGQALERRVHKICQEEKEKKPDLYALAMVYSGQLKSRKTYMIPENEFHHKDPPPRNAATSVQNGPSSGLPSSIGSTSKSDESSTEEADKSRERSQCGVKAVNKASSAIPKGNSNNGISGSNTKAVKENDKEKGKEKEKEKKEKTPAVIPEARVLGKDNKEKPKEEQPSKDEKIRDTKERMPKSDKDKEKLKKEEKAKDEKFRIIVPNVESKSTQEREKEKEPSRERDLAKEMKSKETVKGGEKTPVSVSLKSPVSRTDNAEPEREKRRKVDSHPSPSHSSTIKDSLVKLKESSAKLYINHTLPPLCKSKERETEKKDLEKSRERSREREKKDEKDRKERKRDYSNNDREVPLDLIKRRKDENGILAVSKHKSESPCESPYPNEKDKEKNKSKSSGKEKGDSFKPEKMDKISSGKKESGHDKEKVEKKEKWDSSGDKEEKKHHKSSDKHR comes from the coding sequence ATGGCGATGGCCTCTGCAACTGTGGTGGTTCCTGCGGAGTGGATCAAGAActgggagaaatctgggagaggcgAGTTTTTGCGTTTATGCCGGATTCTCAGTGAAAGTAAAAGCCGCGACACTTTGGCTTGTAGAGATTTCCAACAAGCTCTCTATGAATTGTCATACCATGTCATTAAAGGAACTTTAAAGCCTGAACAGGCATCAAATGTTCTTAGTGACATCAGTGAATTTCGTGAAGATATCCCACTTATTCTTGCTGATATATTCTGCATATTAGACATTGAGACGAATTGTTTAGaagaaaaaagcaagagagatcaCTTTACACAATTGGTATTAGCATGTTTATATTTAGTTTCAGACACAGTTCTAAAGGAACGCTTGGATCCAGAAACATTGGAATCATTAGGCCTTATTAAGCAATCACAGCAGTTCAATCAAAAGTCAGTTAAAATCAAGACAAAACTCTTTTATAAACAGCAGAAGTTCAATTtgttaagagaagaaaatgaaggttATGCCAAGCTTATTGTTGAATTGGGGCAAGATTTATCTGGAAATATTACTAGTGATTTAATCTTAGAAATTCTCAAATCTTTAATAGGATGTTTTAATCTGGATCCCAATCGAGTTTTGGATATCATTTTAGAAGTGTTTGAGTGTAGGCCAGAACACCATGACTTCTTTATATCTTTATTAGAAGCCTACATGAATATGTGTGAACCACAAACACTGTGTCATATTCTTGGATTCAAATTCAAGTTTTACCAGGAGCCAAATGGTGAGACTCCATCATCTTTGTATACAGTTGCAGCAGTACTTCTGCAGTTTAATCTTATTGATTTGGATGATCTTTATGTACACCTTCTTCCAGCTGATAGTTGCATTATGAATGAATACAAACGAGAAATTGTGGAAGCCAAGCACATTGTTAGAAAACTTACTATGGTTGTATTGCCTTCTGACAAAAGTGATGAacgagagaaagaaaagaaaaaagatgataaaGTAGAGAAGGCACCTGACAATCAAAAGCTTGGCTTGTTGGAAGCCTTGTTAACTATTGGTGattggcagcatgcacagagtaTTATGGATCGGATGCCTCCGTACTATGCAGCATCACATAAAGTAATAGCCCTTGCTATTTGCAATCTTATACATGTAACTATTGAGCCTCTTTACCGAAGAGTTGGTGTTCCTAAAGGTGCTAAAGGCTCACCTGTCAATGCTTTACAAAGCAAGAAGTCACCAAAACAGGCAGAGAGCTTTGAGGACTTAAGGAGAGACGTATTTAGTATGTTCTGTTATCTTGGTCCTCACCTTTCCCATGATCCCATCTTATTTGCAAAGGTTGTTCGCATAGGCAAGTCATTTATGAAGGAATTTCAGTCTGAtgggaaacaagaaaataaagagaaaatggaagtTATCTTTAGTTGTTTGCTTAGTGTTACTGATCAGGTACTGCTTCCGTCTCTTTCTTTGATGGATTGCAATGCATGTATGTCAGAGGAACTATGGGGAatgtttaaaacatttccttATCAGCATAGATACCGCTTATATGGCCAGTGGAAGAATGAGACTTACCACAGTCACCCACTTTTAGTAAAAGTTAAAGCCCATACAGTAGACAGAGCCAAGTACATCATGAAGCGTCTAACCAAGGAAAATGTGAAGCCTTCAGGAAGACAGATTGGGAAACTGAGCCACAGCAATCCAACCATTTTGTTTGATTATGTCTTGTCACAAATACAGAAGTATGATAACTTAATAACACCTGTGGTAGACTCATTGAAATATCTCACTGCGTTGAATTATGATGTTTTGGCCTACTGTATCATCGAGGCATTAGCtaatccagaaaaagaaagaatgaaacatGACGACACAACCATCTCAAGCTGGCTTCAGAGTCTGGCTAGTTTCTGTGGTGCAGTTTTTCGTAAATACCCAATTGATCTTGCTGGTCTTCTTCAGTATGTAGCCAATCAGTTAAAGGCAGGCAAAAGTTTTGACCTGCTTATATTGAAAGAAGTGGTTCAAAAGATGGCAGGCATAGAAGTTACAGAAGAAATGACAATGGAGCAGCTAGAGGCTATGACTGGTGGAGAGCAGCTGAAAGCGGAGGGTGGATATTTTGGCCAGATAAGAAACACTAAAAAATCCTCTCAGAGATTGAAGGATGCACTACTGGACCATGATCTTGCCCTTCCTCTTTGTTTGCTTATGGCTCAGCAGAGGAATGGGGTGATCTTTCAGGAAGGCGGAGAGAAACATTTGAAACTTGTCGGAAAGCTGTATGACCAGTGTCATGATACTTTGGTACAGTTTGGTGGATTTTTAGCATCAAATTTAAGCACAGATGACTACATAAAGAGAGTACCTTCAATTGATGTGCTTTGTAATGAATTTCATACACCCCATGATGCAGCATTTTTTCTGTCTCGGCCAATGTATGCACACCATATTTCATCAAAGTATGATGAACTTAAGAAATCAGAAAAGGGAAGTAAACAGCAACATAAAGTCCATAAGTACATTACATCGTGTGAGATGGTGATGGCTCCTGTCCATGAAGCAGTGGTCTCCTTACACGTTTCCAAAGTCTGGGAAGACATCAGCCCTCAGTTCTATACCACATTCTGGTCTCTCACAATGTATGACCTTGCAGTTCCACACACCAGCTATGAACGAGAAGTCAATAAACTCAAGATCCAGATGAAAGCAATTGACGACAATCAAGAAATGCctctgaataaaaagaaaaaagagaaagagcgcTGTACTGCCCTCCAGGACAAGCttcttgaagaagaaaagaaacagatggaGCATGTACAGCGAGTGCTACAGAGACTGAAATTGGAAAAGGACAACTGGCTCTTAGCAAAATCCACTAAAAATGAGACCATCACAAAGTTTCTCCAGTTGTGTATATTTCCTCGGTGTATTTTTTCAGCAATTGATTCTGTTTACTGTGCTCATTTTGTTGAGTTGGTCCATCAACAAAAGACTCCAAATTTCTCCACACTTCTCTGCTATGACCGAGTTTTCTCTGACATAATTTACATGGTTGCTAGCTTTACTGAAAATGAAGCTAGTCGATACGGGAGATTTCTTTGCTGTATGTTAGAGACTGTGACTCGGTGGCATAGTGACAGATCCACCTATGAGAAGGAATGTGGAAACTATCCAGGATTCCTTACTATATTACGAGCAACTGGATTTGATGGTGGAAATAAAGCTGATCAGTTAGATTATGAGAATTTTCGACATGTTGTACATAAATGGCATTATAAACTAACCAAGGCATCGGTACATTGCCTTGAGACAGGTGAATATACTCATATCAGGAATATCTTGATTGTGCTAACAAAAATACTGCCATGGTACCCCAAAGTTTTAAATCTGGGTCAGGCTTTGGAAAGAAGAGTGCATAAGATCtgccaagaagagaaagaaaagaagccagaccTATATGCACTAGCAATGGTCTACTCTGGGCAGCTGAAAAGCAGAAAGACATACATGATACCTGAAAATGAATTTCATCACAAAGATCCTCCTCCAAGAAATGCTGCTACAAGTGTACAAAATGGGCCTAGTAGTGGGCTGCCATCATCTATAGGAAGTACATCTAAGTCAGATGAAAGCAGTACTGAAGAGGCTGACAAGTCACGGGAAAGGTCTCAGTGTGGTGTGAAAGCTGTTAATAAAGCTTCTAGCGCCATACCAAAAGGGAATTCAAACAATGGAATTAGTGGCTCTAACACCAAAGCTGTTAaggaaaatgacaaagaaaaggggaaagagaaagaaaaagaaaaaaaagagaagacccCAGCTGTTATTCCAGAGGCTAGGGTACTTGGtaaagacaataaagaaaaaccCAAGGAAGAACAGCCAAGTAAAGATGAGAAAATAAGAGATACCAAGGAAAGAATGCCTAAATCTGACAAAgacaaggaaaaattaaagaaggaggaaaaagctAAAGATGAGAAGTTCAGGATCATCGTCCCCAATGTAGAATCAAAATCCactcaagaaagagaaaaagagaaagagccatCAAGAGAAAGAGATTTagcaaaggaaatgaagtcaaAAGAAACTGTtaaaggaggggaaaaaacacCAGTTTCTGTGTCCTTGAAATCCCCAGTTTCCCGAACAGATAATGCAGAGCCCGAAAGAGAAAAACGTCGAAAGGTTGATTCCCACCCTTCACCATCCCATTCTTCCACAATAAAGGACAGTCTGGTCAAACTCAAGGAGTCTTCAGCAAAGCTCTACATCAACCACACTCTACCGCCATTGTGCAAGAGTAAGGAGAGAGAAACGGAGAAGAAAGATTTGGAGAAGTCAAGGGAGAgatccagagaaagagagaagaaagacgaaaaggacaggaaagagcGGAAAAGGGATTATTCAAACAATGACCGGGAAGTGCCCCTAGACTTAATCAAAAGGCGGAAGGATGAAAATGGAATATTGGCAGTTTCAAAACACAAAAGTGAAAGTCCCTGTGAGTCTCCTTATCCAAAtgagaaagacaaggaaaaaaataagtcaaagtCTTCAGGCAAAGAAAAAGGTGATTCATTTAAACCTGAAAAGATGGATAAAATATCCAGTGGGAAAAAGGAGTCTGGACATGATaaagaaaaggtagaaaagaaagagaaatgggacAGTTCTGGAGataaggaagagaagaagcatCATAAGTCCTCAGACAAGCACAGATAA